In a single window of the Acyrthosiphon pisum isolate AL4f chromosome X, pea_aphid_22Mar2018_4r6ur, whole genome shotgun sequence genome:
- the LOC115035142 gene encoding ATP-binding cassette sub-family A member 3-like, with protein sequence MINQTIPSPTTEDSLYLRFVSEISSYDFIYTPQTTEAEQIMNIVKTKLNILPENIGTAINEDEMIDKFKSKFNESQSNLSPSGYGIVFEETIKSKVLKYKIRSTYISWTTNQLFPILELPGPMYEGSKYLFMGFVALQLTIDKAFILLSVNNKSGLNINDYNLAIQSYPYSNYIQGSLSGLILEALIPLLTVLSFLLMCTYTIKRVVEEKDSGVKELMKIMGLKPWMIWTGWILHNFFVYAISITVITFITCFGTSIGQTTMILNCTNPLLFWILLMTYMIAGVFFCFAISSFFNHPLIALIVGSSVWCISYMLPLHLLNDSPNIIIQTLFTLFPNYAISLAYTPILALETQRKGLQFSTLFTTGKGDNNFSVGLILLMLVVDCLLYGFIAWYIDSVKPGRFGIAKPFNFLCKWPKNKTENIEMAPIGISNSRLFEKPPNNYEVGISVQNLHKHFGNFHAVNGVNLDLYKGQITALLGHNGAGKTTTMSIITGLLSPTYGTVYVNGNDLFKDIDNFRQDLGLCPQHNLLFSYLTTLDHLIFFGMLKGLSLQSAKSKGLQLLKLLNILHKKADLVSNLSGGMKRKVSLAIALAGNPKILILDEPTSGMDPESRREMWDLLIV encoded by the exons ATGATAAACCAAACTATACCAAGCCCTACTACTGAAGACTCTTTATATCTACGTTTTGTGTCTGAAATATCATcgtatgattttatatatactCCACAAACTACTGAAGCTGAACAAATTATgaacattgtaaaaacaaaattgaatattttgccTGAAAACATTGGAACAGCTATTAATGAAGATGAAATGATAGACAAATTTAAAAGCAAATTTAATGAAAGTCAAAGTAATTTATCGCCTAGTGGATATGGAATTGTTTTTGAAGAAACTATAAAATCCAAGGTTTTAAAATACAAGATAAGAAGCACATATATATCATGGACAACAAATCAATTGTTTCCAATATTAGAATTGCCTGGACCTATGTACGAAGGttcaaaatacctatttatgggATTTGTAGCATTACAGTTAACCATAGACAAAGCTTTTATTTTGTTGAGTGTCAATAATAAAAGTGGTCTTAATATAAATGACTATAATTTAGCAATTCAGTCATATCCTTATTCAAATTACATACAAGGTTCGTTATCTGGACTTATATTAGAAGCACTGATTCCGTTACTCAccgttttaagttttttgttaatgtgtacctatacaattaagaGAGTCGTCGAAGAAAAAGATTCGGGCGTAAAAGAATTGATGAAAATTATGGGTCTTAAGCCATGGATGATATGGACAGGATGGATATTACACAACTTTTTTGTATATGCCATATCAATCACAGTTATCACGTTTATTACTTGCTTTGGAACATCTATTGGCCAAACAACAATGATATTAAACTGTACAAATCCATTACTCTTCTGGATTTTATTAATGACTTATATGATTGCTggagtatttttttgttttgcaattAGTAGTTTCTTCAATCATCCATTAATTGCTTTAATTGTTGGTAGTAGTGTATGGTGTATTTCTTACATGTTACCCCTACATTTATTAAACGATTCTCCAAACATTATAATTCAAACACTATTCACGTTATTTCCAAACTATGCAATATCATTAGCTTATACACCTATACTGGCACTTGAAACTCAAAGAAAAGGTCTTCAATTCTCCACTCTATTTACTACTGGAAAAGGCGATAACAATTTTTCGGTTGGCTTAATTTTACTGATGCTTGTTGTTGattgtttattatatggatTTATTGCTTGGTACATTGATTCAGTCAAGCCAGGAAGATTTGGTATAGCAAAACCATTTAACTTCTTGTGTAAATGGCCAAAAAACAAGACCGAAAATATTGAAATGGCTCCCATCGGTATAAGCAACAGTAGGCTTTTCGAAAAACCTCCAAACAATTATGAAGTTGGAATTAGTGTACAAAACTTACATaaacattttggaaattttCATGCAGTTAATGGAGTAAATTTGGATCTATATAAAGGGCAAATTACTGCTCTTTTAGGTCACAATGGTGCTGGGAAAACAACAACAATGTCAATTATAACAg ggtTATTATCCCCAACATATGGTACGGTATATGTTAATGggaatgatttatttaaagacATTGACAATTTTAGACAAGATCTTGGCTTATGTCCTCaacataatttacttttttcttATTTGACTACTCTggatcatttaatattttttggaatg ctaAAAGGTCTGTCATTGCAAAGTGCAAAATCAAAGGGCCTACAGTtgcttaaacttttaaatatattgcataaGAAAGCAGACCTAGTGAGTAATCTTTCTGGAGGAATGAAAAGAAAGGTATCTCTTGCAATTGCGTTAGCTGGAAATCCTAAA ATTCTTATATTAGATGAACCAACATCTGGAATGGATCCTGAATCCCGAAGAGAAATGTGGGacttacttattgtataa